A single genomic interval of Helianthus annuus cultivar XRQ/B chromosome 6, HanXRQr2.0-SUNRISE, whole genome shotgun sequence harbors:
- the LOC110865191 gene encoding transaldolase isoform X2 → MASISNFSSQTPLNSSPILPPPPATTTILRFPSKLPLFSHRFSLCSTAPLAASLVVKCSQNGGNGSYVKRTTLHDLYEKQGQSPWYDNLCRPVTDLLPLIESGARGVTSNPAIFQKAISTSNAYNDQFRELVQGGKDIESAYWELVVKDIQDACRLFEPIYDETDGGDGYVSVEVSPRLADDTQGTIDAAKWLHKVVDRPNVYIKIPATAACVPSVKEVISLGISVNVTLIFSLSRYEAVIDAYLDGLEASGLDDLSRVTSVASFFVSRVDTLVDGMLENIGTPEALNLRGKAANAQAALAFQLYQKKFSGPRWEALVKKGAKKQRLLWASTSVKNPAYPDTLYVAPLVGPDTVSTMPDQALQAFIDHGTVGRTIDSNVPEAEGIYSALEKLGIDWSYVGSRLEDEGVVSFKKSFDSLLDSLQEKANSMKLVNL, encoded by the exons ATGGCTTCCATCTCCAACTTTTCTTCACAAACACCTCTAAACTCTTCCCCTATTCTCCCaccaccacccgccaccaccaccatcctccgttTTCCGTCAAAACTTCCACTTTTTTCCCACCGGTTCTCCCTTTGCTCCACTGCACCTCTAGCTGCTTCTTTGGT TGTGAAATGTAGCCAAAATGGTGGAAATGGAAGCTATGTTAAGAGAACAACACTTCATGATCTTTATGAGAAGCAAGGGCAGAGTCCATGGTATGATAACCTATGCCGCCCTGTTACCGATCTTCTTCCCCTGATTGAAAGTGGTGCGAGAGGTGTTACAAGCAACCCGGCG ATTTTTCAGAAAGCAATATCTACCTCAAATGCTTACAATGACCAATTCAG GGAACTTGTACAGGGAGGGAAAGACATCGAAAGTGCATATTGGGAACTTGTAGTGAAAGATATCCAAGATGCTTGCAGACTGTTCGAGCCAATTTATGACGAAACAGATGGCGGAGACGGTTATGTTTCTGTTGAGGTTTCACCTCGGCTTGCTGATGATACCCAAGGGACCATTGATGCTGCAAAATGGTTGCATAAAGTGGTTGATCGCCCAAATGTTTACATTAAAATCCCCGCAACTGCAGCTTGTGTTCCTTCTGTTAAAGAAGTTATTTCTTTGGGAATAAGTGTTAATGTAACT CTCATATTTTCTCTATCTAGATACGAGGCAGTTATTGATGCTTATTTAGATGGGTTAGAGGCTTCAGGTCTTGATGACCTATCCAGGGTTACTAGTGTTGCTTCTTTCTTTGTTAGTCGAGTAGACACACTTGTCGACGGTATGCTTGAGAATATCGGAACACCAGAGGCACTTAACCTTCGAGGCAAG GCTGCAAATGCTCAAGCAGCTCTAGCTTTCCAGCTTTACCAAAAGAAATTCTCGGGCCCAAGATGGGAGGCCCTGGTGAAAAAAGGAGCTAAGAAGCAACGGTTGCTATGGGCTTCAACCAGTGTCAAGAATCCAGCCTACCCTGACACCCTTTATGTAGCCCCACTTGTTGGGCCCGACACG GTTTCAACCATGCCTGATCAAGCTCTGCAAGCATTTATTGACCATGGTACAGTTGGAAGGACGATCGATTCAAATGTACCAGAGGCCGAAGGAATCTACAGTGCTCTAGAGAAGTTAGGGATCGATTGGAGTTATGTCGGATCCCGACTGGAGGATGAAGGAGTAGTTTCttttaagaaaagctttgacAGCCTGCTTGATAGCTTGCAAGAGAAGGCTAATTCTATGAAACTAGTCAACCTGTAA